A genome region from Cataglyphis hispanica isolate Lineage 1 chromosome 26, ULB_Chis1_1.0, whole genome shotgun sequence includes the following:
- the LOC126858599 gene encoding transcription factor SOX-9-like codes for MDIHHNNNDLSSMESKASSSSNEHSGNNSLDDAVGKLLQGYDWTLLPVTSRAGGRRSAHVKRPMNAFMVWAQAARRRLADQYPQLHNAELSKTLGKLWRILSDGEKQPFVEEAERLRNAHKKQHPHYKYQPRRRKPKSDDQMGIIMHRGGLASPGTSLDSSAGSSDCTYTRLYPDAAVKSYERPATYHDPAKSSAYDLARPVWVNETVAKYPAADHLGKSTYETTSRSYAEVKCHEVAKYHHEMTGTKYHHHHEPAVTTKYPDLQTKSYELPKYPETKGYPDGLKYPAEMSGAAAAVKAPYACVHGQYYPTTEGYTVHSEENDYQPQSVSSHPSFYPYISAASMTQPPYYMGPR; via the exons atggataTCCATCACAATAATAACGATTTATCTTCGATGGAAAGTAAAGCCAGCTCGTCCAGCAACGAACACAGCGGCAATAATTCTTTGGACGATGCTGTGGGTAAATTATTGCAAG GATACGATTGGACGCTGCTTCCGGTGACTTCGCGCGCCGGCGGACGAAGAAGCGCTCACGTGAAGCGTCCCATGAACGCTTTTATGGTGTGGGCGCAGGCGGCAAGGCGAAGACTCGCCGACCAGTATCCGCAATTGCACAACGCTGAGTTGTCGAAGACGCTGGGAAAATTGTGGAG GATTTTGAGCGACGGCGAGAAGCAACCGTTTGTCGAGGAAGCCGAGAGACTGCGAAACGCGCATAAGAAGCAACATCCGCATTACAAG TATCAGCCGCGTCGAAGGAAGCCAAAATCGGACGATCAGATGGGTATCATCATGCACCGAGGTGGGCTTGCGTCGCCCGGTACCTCCCTCGATTCCTCAGCCGGTTCTTCGGACTGCACTTACACCCGTCTATATCCGGATGCTGCTGTGAAGTCATACGAGCGACCGGCGACTTATCACGACCCGGCCAAGTCCAGTGCTTACGATCTGGCCAGACCAGTCTGGGTCAACGAGACGGTCGCAAAGTATCCTGCTGCAGATCATCTCGGCAAGTCAACGTACGAGACGACGTCGAGGAGCTACGCCGAGGTAAAGTGTCACGAGGTCGCCAAGTATCATCACGAGATGACCGGCACCAAGTACCACCACCATCACGAGCCAGCGGTTACCACCAAGTACCCGGATCTGCAAACCAAATCTTACGAACTACCCAAATATCCGGAGACCAAAGGATATCCAGACGGTCTAAAGTATCCCGCGGAGATGAGcggcgccgccgccgccgttaAAGCGCCTTATGCCTGTGTACACGGACAATATTATCCCACCACGGAGGGATACACCGTCCACAGCGAGGAAAATGATTATCAGCCGCAGAGCGTATCGTCACATCCCTCTTTTTATCCCTACATATCGGCGGCATCCATGACGCAACCACCGTATTACATGGGACCACGATAG
- the LOC126858572 gene encoding 85/88 kDa calcium-independent phospholipase A2 encodes MAWLGTIANNVLRNIVFSDVPPNVVQEVRPEQYTNRRIHSREDGIVLYGPGEIKNQDKYEIVLHRPCTETLHQAYSLFRSETLEGAEARFLIYKDKVPVLVQIVREMCNVGKIQKLCDTLVEHPTWTLAHLAAYFALHDAFMHAIVNSQLNSGDLETGISPLQVAVQTNNLRTVEMLIAAKSSLEHLDHNANTVYHYAATSTKEIILALGSGLPNSLNSRNSNGHTPIHVACQNDKPECVKALLLIGADVNIPATEGQPSSPGYVGDFLHNKPNVLHAEDMKFGGTPLHWSRSREVITALIETNCDIDALNFEGRTALHVMVMRKRLPCVVALLSHMASVNIVDNDGNTPLHLAVEAETPAIVQTLIGFGADIDARNWKSETPRHKANVDTTEGNKIIYLLHAVGAERCPQEMTGCHLGCKHDENYTGVAPSEPPHYVPRTILDQMLHVSSMEKMAEHGRDKRIKGGRLLCLDGGGIRGLVLIQTLLEIESVLHKPVIHCFDWIAGTSTGGILALGLAAGKSLRECQALYFRIKEDAFVGSRPYNSEGLERVLKECLGTYTVMADIKKPKIMITGVLADRKPVDLHLFRNYESPSALLKVPENMMFKSTLPPREQLLWKAARATGAAPSYFRAFGRFLDGGLIANNPTLDAMTEIHEYNLALKAIDRGKEAKPLSLVVSIGTGLMPTAAALNEIDVFRPESLWDTAKLAFGISALGTLLVDQATASDGRVVDRARTWCSMIGVPYYRFNPQLTADVAMDEKSDEILAHMIWTAKAFMYANRDQVKELAAIIDRDSNLDND; translated from the exons ATGGCATGGCTCGGTACAATCGCGAACAATGTGTTGCGAAATATCGTCTTCTCGGATGTGCCGCCGAATGTCGTTCAGGAAGTTCGACCGGAACAATACACTAATCGACGTATACATTCTCGCGAGGATGGCATCGTTCTCTACGGGCCTggcgaaattaaaaatcaagacaAATATGAGATTGTGTTACACAGACCCTGCACGGAGACCTTACACCAGGCGTACAG TTTGTTCCGTTCGGAAACTTTGGAAGGAGCAGAAGCACGATTCTTAATATACAAAGACAAAGTTCCTGTACTTGTACAAATAGTACGCGAg ATGTGCAATGttggaaaaattcaaaagctTTGTGACACTTTGGTGGAACATCCGACTTGGACTCTGGCGCATCTAGCGGCCTACTTCGCGCTTCACGATGCTTTTATGCATGCCATTGTCAATAGTCAACTCAACAGCGGTGATTTGGAGACTGGAATTTCGCCCTTACAAGTCGCCGTGCAAACCAACAACTTGCGCACCGTCGAGATGCTAATAGCGGCGAAAAGCTCGCTAGAGCATCTAGATCACAATGCGAATACGGTCTACCATTACGCTGCTACGTCCACTAAAGAGATCATTCTCGCTCTGGGTTCGGGTCTTCCAAATAGTCTAAATAGTCGTAACAGCAACGGTCATACTCCCATCCATGTCGCGTGTCAGAATGATAAGCCTGAATGTGTCAAAGCACTTTTATTAATCGGCGCCGACGTGAATATACCTGCTACTGAAGGTCAGCCTTCCAGTCCCGGTTACGTCGGTGATTTTTTGCACAACAAGCCGAATGTGCTCCACGCAGAGGACATGAAGTTTGGTGGCACGCCATTACATTGGTCGCGCAGCCGGGAAGTAATCACGGCGTTGATCGAGACCAACTGCGACATCGATGCACTCAACTTTGAAGGGCGCACTGCGTTACACGTGATGGTGATGCGCAAACGATTGCCTTGCGTGGTCGCCTTGTTGAGCCATATGGCGTCCGTTAACATTGTCGACAACGATGGTAACACACCGTTACATCTTGCCGTCGAGGCGGAAACTCCGGCTATTGTACAGACGCTCATTGGTTTTGGCGCTGATATCGACGCGCGGAATTGGAAGTCGGAAACACCCAGGCACAAAGCAAACGTCGATACTACTGAgggcaataaaataatctatctaCTGCACGCGGTGGGCGCAGAAAGATGCCCGCAGGAGATGACAGGCTGCCATCTCGGTTGCAAACACGACGAAAATTATACTGGCGTCGCACCATCGGAACCGCCGCACTATGTACCGCGCACAATTCTGGATCAGATGCTTCATGTATCGAGCATGGAAAAGATGGCCGAGCATGGACGCGATAAGCGAATCAAAGGCGGCAGGCTGCTCTGTCTCGACGGCGGTGGTATTCGTGGACTGGTTCTCATACAGACGCTGCTGGAGATCGAATCAGTGCTTCACAAACCGGTAATACATTGCTTCGACTGGATCGCTGGCACTTCCACTGGTGGTATTCTAGCGCTCGGCCTCGCCGCGGGCAAATCCTTACGGGAATGCCAAGCACTCTACTTCCGTATCAAGGAAGATGCCTTCGTAGGCTCGCGACCCTACAATAGCGAAGGCCTTGAGAGGGTGCTGAAAGAGTGCCTTGGTACATATACAGTTATGGCAGACATTAAGAAACCAAAGATAATGATCACGGGCGTGCTAGCCGATCGGAAACCTGTGGATCTTCATTTATTCCGTAACTACGAGTCGCCCAGTGCCTTGTTGAAAGTGCCAGAGAATATGATGTTTAAATCGACGTTGCCTCCGCGGGAACAACTTCTTTGGAAGGCGGCGAGAGCGACCGGCGCGGCGCCGTCATATTTTCGTGCGTTCGGTCGATTTCTGGACGGCGGTTTGATCGCTAATAATCCCACTTTGGACGCCATGACGGAGATTCATGAATACAATCTGGCACTGAAGGCCATCGATCGCGGGAAAGAGGCGAAACCACTGTCGTTGGTGGTCTCCATTGGCACAGGCCTTATGCCGACTGCCGCTGCGCTGAACGAAATCGATGTTTTTCGACCTGAGAGTCTCTGGGATACCGCCAAGCTTGCGTTTGGTATCTCAGCGCTGGGAACGTTATTGGTCGATCAAGCGACGGCCAGTGATGGCCGGGTAGTCGATCGCGCTCGTACTTGGTGTTCTATGATCGGCGTACCATATTACAGATTCAATCCGCAATTGACGGCGGATGTCGCCATGGACGAGAAGAGCGACGAGATTCTGGCGCACATGATTTGGACCGCAAAGGCGTTTATGTATGCGAATCGAGATCAAGTAAAGGAACTGGCAGCTATCATCGATCGCGATAGCAATTTGgacaatgattaa
- the LOC126858579 gene encoding uncharacterized protein LOC126858579: MQTARFYCHFIWSIWCFLQVTAADYVKLSHDGPTILGATITFRADLYKKDNVRPHGRYKYKWMDNSLMKHEHEVETTNTTTFWNISYPREINTPGTYIVAVEVNSFSWPFFWPFDTSARIQFEITEYLNGNITIKQNDKTIVGDYISSLNETKVMIDIRKGDHDFIMQNATTISTYWFIDCQYYGQTNDFAFAYNFTTPGMTHEIGALVIVSYNSPTTTTVLPSTTTTAPTNVTTISPNTTTTNSNGTHATVVTTTMLPTTVVSANPTVKFPTVASPITVSTIDIANISAPPYICSNTSLIPPDPNKIYGYFHKKIYVRAPISNISVEGTNWIQPWDMLSLNVTCKGSGPFSKCLQFYRGKYNVTGNETCNNVEHLNSCNFSIFHYFLQPSVYTILIVLNNEVSTQIYPLTINIYKVTTKPQLSVIVVPVSCSLVAVVLIVFGVAYYIQSRARFTVEVADFDFGQSNPEMEYKTFTERLRDSFNNTGYEPLNNPQTLQ, translated from the exons ATGCAAACAGCTCGTTTTTATTGCCATTTTATTTGGAGTATTTGGTGTTTCTTACAAG ttACTGCCGCGGACTATGTTAAACTATCACACGATGGACCAACTATTTTGGGTGCTACAATCACTTTTAGAGCGGATTTGTATAAGAAAGATAACGTACGACCACATGGGAGATACAAATACAAATGGATGGATAATTCATTGATGAAACATGAACATGag GTTGAAACGACAAATACAACAACATTTTGGAATATAAGTTATCCACGAGAAATTAACACTCCTGGAACCTATATAGTAGCAGTAGAAgtcaattctttttcttggCCATTCTTCTGGCCTTTTGACACAAGCGCTCGTATCCAGTTTGAGATTACTg AATATCTTAATggtaatataactataaaacaaaatgataaaaccATAGTAGGAGATTATATCTCTTCATTGAACGAAACAAAAGTAATGATAGATATACGTAAAGGAGATCACGACTTTATAATGCAGAACGCAACGACGATATCAACATATTGGTTTATCGATTGTCAGTATTATGGCCAAACAAATGATTTCGCCTTTGCTTACAATTTTACAACTCCTGGGATGACACACGAAATAGGGGCTTTAGTGATTGTTTCGTACAATTCACCAACGACTACAACCGTTTTGCCATCTACAACTACGACTGCGCCCACTAATGTAACGACAATCTCACCAAATACTACTACAACAAATTCAAATGGAACTCATGCCACAGTTGTAACCACAACTATGTTACCAACAACTGTCGTGAGTGCAAATCCGACGGTGAAATTTCCAACGGTTGCATCTCCGATCACTGTAAGCACAATAGATATTGCCAATATATCTGCACCACCTTACATTTGTTCGAATACTTCTCTCATTCCGCCGGATCCTAACAAAATATATGGATACTTTCACAAGAAAATCTACGTTCGTG CTCCTATATCAAACATCTCAGTGGAAGGCACAAACTGGATCCAACCATGGGATATGCTGTCTTTGAATGTAACTTGCAAGGGATCAGGGCCTTTTTCAAAATGTCTTCAATTCTACCGTGGAAAATACAACGTAACGGGAAACGAGACATGCAACAATGTGGAACACTTAAATTCTTGCAATTTCtccatttttcattattttcttcagcCCAGTGTCTATACAATATTGATCGTATTAAACAACGAAGTTAGTACACAAATTTATCCGCTAACGATAAACATTTACAAAg TTACAACAAAACCGCAATTGTCAGTTATTGTAGTACCAGTCTCTTGTTCGCTCGTTGCCGTGGTGTTGATAGTATTTGGTGTAGCGTATTATATTCAGAGCAGAGCAAGATTTACGGTAGAAGTTGCGGACTTCGATTTTGGGCAAAGTAACCCAGAAATGGAATACAAAACGTTTACAGAACGTTTGCGTGACTCATTTAATAACACT GGATATGAACCGCTTAACAATCCACAAACACTTCAATGA
- the LOC126858578 gene encoding malonyl-CoA decarboxylase, mitochondrial-like: MMLRKVFSEFLPIIRHYEFTTKVNFANTLKRNIKYQCRRLSTSLHVKTNNNTLAVDEELQEIFKLKNIKISNWIIENKVHALCVRYTESNKNNRQQILRTLALQYAVQHNDICQVAKKLLCTEPENERQMIVHERTLKNVLIPAYHWLFFIIGRLQNGVKFLVDLRTDVLELISEAKDTDESIIIQQLNHTLRDLLLLWFSIGFLHMERITWESSCDILQKVSEYEAIHPIRNWLDLKRRVGPYRRCYIFTHPSMPKEPIVVLHTALCDIIPDTVKGIEEAESRILGNARKHLTFLEEDKSKIKAAIFYSIASTQKGLQGIELGNYLIKKVASEITTEFPAVQQLSSLSPIPNFKSWLFDKLKQDVAFIFTMKEYEIIKNILKTKDVVLILKKILSTSLWTNDKELSESLKEPLLRACTWYLYKEKRRGYALNNVANFHLRNGAVMWRINWMADPSPRGIANSCGIMVNYRYFLEECEKNSRNYIEHFVINASENIINIATQAEKLRITYDINYDII; this comes from the exons atgatGTTGAGAAAGGTTTTCTCCGAGTTTCTGCCGATTATCCGACATTACGAGTTCACgacaaaagtaaattttgcTAATACATTAaagcgaaatattaaatatcaatgtaGAAGATTATCTACTTCATTACATGTCAAAACGAACAATAACACATTGGCTGTGGACGAAGAActgcaagaaatttttaaacttaaaaacaTTAAGATCAGCAATTGGATTATAGAg aacAAGGTACATGCACTATGTGTCAGATATACTGAAAGCAACAAAAATAATCGCCAACAAATTTTACGTACATTGGCTTTACAATATGCTGTGCAACATAATGATATATGCCAAGTGGCAAAGAAGTTACTTTGTACAgag ccTGAAAATGAAAGGCAAATGATTGTCCATGAAAGAACTCTGAAGAATGTTCTTATACCTGCATATCATtggttattttttatcataggAAGATTGCAAAATggtgtaaaatttttagttgATTTAAGAACTGATGTtttg GAACTAATATCAGAGGCAAAAGATACAGatgaaagtataataatacagCAGTTAAATCATACCTTGCGAGATTTGCTTTTGCTCTGGTTTTCAATAGGTTTTTTGCACATGGAGAGAATAACTTGGGAAAGTTCATGTGACATATTACAAAAG gTCTCAGAGTATGAAGCCATACATCCTATAAGAAACTGGTTGGACTTGAAACGCAGAGTTGGACCATATAGAAGATGTTACATATTTACGCATCCATCTATGCCAAAAGAACCTATTGTTGTATTGCATACAGCATTATGTGACATTATACCag ATACTGTGAAGGGTATCGAGGAAGCTGAATCTAGAATCCTAGGAAATGCAAGaaaacatttaacatttttagaggaagataaatcgaaaataaaagcagcaatattttattctatagcATCTACACAAAAAGGGTTGCAG GGCATTGAGCTCGgtaattatctaataaaaaaagtagctAGTGAGATTACAACTGAATTTCCAGCTGTGCAGCAATTATCAAGCTTATCACCAATACCAAACTTTAAATCTTGGTTGTTTGACAAATTAAAACAAG atGTAGCGTTTATATTTACCATGaaagaatatgaaattataaaaaatattttaaaaacaaaagatgtAGTATTGATCTTGAAAAAGATCTTAAGCACTTCATTGTGGACGAATGATAAAGAATTGTCAGAATCTTTAAAAGAACCACTACTTCGAGCATGCACATGGtacttatataaagaaaaacgaCGTGGCTATGCTTTAAATAATGTTG CTAATTTTCATTTACGTAATGGAGCTGTGATGTGGCGAATAAACTGGATGGCTGATCCTTCGCCACGTGGAATAGCAAATAGTTGTGGTATAATGGTTAACTATAG ATATTTCTTAGAAGAGTGTGAAAAAAACAGTCGGAATTACATTGAACATTTTGTCATAAATGCttcggaaaatataattaatatcgctaCACAAGcggaaaaattaagaattacttACGATATAAactatgatataatatga